The following are encoded together in the Adhaeribacter arboris genome:
- a CDS encoding VOC family protein gives MAKNKLLRMDNVGIVVESLDDAIAFFTEIGLKLEGRATIEGEWAGRVTGLGSQNVELAMMVTPDGHSRLEISRFVSPPTIADHRTAPVNSLGYLRVMFTVEDIDEMVARLRKHGAQLVGEIVQYENSYRLCYIRGTEGLLIGLAEQLNNK, from the coding sequence ATGGCAAAGAATAAATTACTTCGGATGGACAATGTCGGTATTGTGGTAGAATCCCTTGATGACGCTATTGCCTTTTTCACGGAAATAGGCCTGAAGCTAGAAGGGCGCGCCACAATCGAAGGAGAATGGGCGGGTCGGGTTACGGGACTGGGCTCCCAAAACGTAGAATTGGCTATGATGGTCACCCCCGACGGCCATAGTCGCCTTGAGATTTCGCGATTTGTCAGCCCACCTACTATTGCAGATCACCGGACTGCACCAGTCAATTCTCTCGGTTATCTGCGGGTCATGTTCACTGTGGAAGACATTGACGAAATGGTAGCAAGGCTCAGGAAACACGGCGCCCAGCTCGTTGGCGAGATTGTGCAGTACGAAAACTCCTATCGGCTCTGCTACATTCGTGGAACCGAAGGACTCCTAATTGGTTTAGCGGAACAACTCAATAACAAATAA
- a CDS encoding putative quinol monooxygenase, with protein MKYLIIGLVMLGANSRAFAQKTDMMIRMAEIEIDANYREEYNKILQEEAGASVRLEPGVISIFPLYQKENLNQIRILEIYANQEAYESHLKTPHFQKYKTTTAKMVKSLKLIDMKALDADTMRKIFAKLKN; from the coding sequence ATGAAATATCTTATTATTGGATTAGTAATGCTGGGGGCAAATAGTAGAGCATTCGCTCAGAAAACGGATATGATGATTCGTATGGCCGAAATAGAAATTGATGCAAATTATCGGGAAGAATACAATAAAATTCTGCAAGAAGAAGCGGGGGCATCCGTGCGGTTAGAACCAGGGGTTATTTCCATTTTTCCCCTGTATCAGAAGGAGAATTTAAACCAGATTAGAATTTTGGAAATATATGCTAACCAAGAAGCGTATGAGTCACATTTAAAAACCCCGCATTTTCAGAAATATAAAACCACCACGGCTAAAATGGTGAAATCGCTAAAACTGATAGACATGAAGGCACTAGATGCAGACACTATGCGAAAAATATTTGCTAAGTTGAAAAATTAA
- a CDS encoding class I SAM-dependent methyltransferase, producing MEQTNKIIEPDNTAVRTALWRALHLQVDAKPPILEDKIGLQLVAPPDDWQQRPNMKFTKRLRAAIVARARFIEDLIVEQSRQGITQYILLGAGLDSFAQRRPDIASKLQVYEIDQPATLAWKQQRLIELGFSIPDYLHFVPVNFETSSWWNKLVKAGFNLDKPAVVACTGVTLYLTKEAIMATLHQLATLAPGSKLAITFYLPIDLLDEVDKPIHEIGEKGAREAGTPFVSFFAPHEIVALANKAGFKDIQTISTKEMKQLYFADRTDNLLPASGEVFLLAST from the coding sequence ATGGAGCAAACCAATAAAATAATCGAGCCCGATAATACAGCCGTAAGAACCGCTTTATGGCGCGCTTTGCACCTGCAAGTCGACGCTAAGCCTCCTATATTAGAAGACAAAATCGGTTTGCAGTTGGTAGCTCCGCCGGATGATTGGCAGCAACGCCCTAATATGAAATTTACCAAACGTCTTCGGGCTGCTATTGTAGCCCGCGCTCGTTTTATTGAGGATTTAATTGTGGAACAAAGCAGGCAAGGAATTACGCAATATATTCTTCTTGGTGCCGGGCTGGACTCCTTTGCTCAACGCAGACCGGATATTGCTTCCAAGCTTCAGGTGTATGAAATTGACCAACCCGCTACCCTGGCCTGGAAACAACAACGATTAATCGAACTTGGCTTTAGTATTCCTGATTATTTGCATTTTGTGCCAGTTAATTTCGAAACGTCTTCCTGGTGGAATAAATTAGTAAAAGCCGGATTTAACCTGGATAAACCGGCCGTGGTGGCTTGTACAGGCGTTACTTTGTATCTTACCAAAGAAGCCATTATGGCCACGCTCCATCAACTGGCGACCTTAGCCCCCGGTTCCAAATTGGCAATCACCTTTTATTTACCCATCGACCTTCTTGATGAAGTAGACAAACCGATCCATGAAATCGGAGAAAAAGGGGCTCGTGAAGCCGGAACGCCATTCGTGAGCTTTTTTGCCCCACATGAAATAGTGGCTTTGGCTAATAAGGCAGGTTTTAAGGATATACAAACAATATCAACCAAAGAAATGAAGCAACTTTATTTTGCCGACCGAACAGATAATCTATTACCCGCCAGCGGAGAAGTATTCCTGTTAGCATCTACCTAA
- a CDS encoding YdeI/OmpD-associated family protein, giving the protein MNPKADFYFSKAKKWQEALVQLRIVVLDCGLTEELKWGVPCYLFENSNIVLIHDFKEYCAVLFFKGALLKDADGILIQQTKNVQATRQIRFTHVQEILEMAPVLKAYIYEAIKVEKAGLEVNFKKTAEYGIPEEFQNKLNQIPALAIAFNALTPGRQRAYLLYFSQPKQSKTREARIEKYMAPILNGKGLNDQ; this is encoded by the coding sequence ATGAATCCGAAGGCTGATTTTTATTTTAGTAAAGCCAAAAAATGGCAGGAAGCATTGGTACAATTGCGAATAGTCGTTCTTGACTGTGGATTAACCGAAGAATTGAAATGGGGGGTTCCTTGCTACCTGTTTGAGAACAGTAACATTGTTTTAATTCATGATTTTAAAGAATACTGCGCCGTATTGTTTTTTAAAGGTGCTTTATTAAAAGATGCAGATGGTATTCTCATCCAACAAACCAAGAATGTGCAGGCAACCCGCCAGATCCGGTTCACTCATGTTCAAGAAATACTGGAGATGGCACCCGTCCTGAAAGCGTATATTTATGAAGCTATCAAAGTCGAAAAGGCCGGATTAGAAGTAAATTTTAAAAAGACTGCCGAATACGGCATTCCAGAAGAATTTCAAAATAAATTAAACCAAATTCCTGCCTTAGCAATTGCTTTTAATGCCTTAACGCCGGGGCGGCAAAGAGCATATCTTCTTTATTTTTCTCAACCCAAACAATCCAAAACCCGGGAAGCAAGGATTGAAAAGTATATGGCGCCAATTCTCAATGGAAAAGGATTAAATGATCAGTAA
- a CDS encoding bestrophin family protein, whose product MLLKKNIPISYVFGKVKYEITFVIIYATIIGVWDKYFHVINISIPLSVPMVLGTVLSLLLAFKSNQAYDRWWEARIVWGAIVNDSRTLVRQLLYFMADPYISVSIKDFQDRFVNRQIAWCYSLGQSLRNQSPTHRLNKYLQPEELEFVSKHDNVPNALLQLHGRDLKRMLQEGQLNKYQQVELDDTLTRLCDSMGKCERIKNTVFPVTYGLYIHFSLFVFILLLPFALLDTFGIFEIPMVVIIAVSFFLIEKMAIHLQDPFENKPTDTPVTTIARSIERNLKQMMNDQKVPEKVEAESFYVL is encoded by the coding sequence ATGTTATTGAAAAAAAATATTCCCATCTCGTACGTTTTTGGTAAAGTAAAGTATGAGATAACCTTTGTGATCATCTACGCTACTATAATTGGCGTTTGGGATAAGTATTTTCATGTTATTAATATTTCTATTCCCTTGAGTGTACCCATGGTTTTAGGTACGGTACTTTCGCTGTTGTTAGCTTTTAAATCAAACCAAGCGTACGACCGTTGGTGGGAAGCCCGCATTGTTTGGGGCGCTATTGTGAACGACTCCCGTACCTTGGTGCGACAACTGCTTTACTTTATGGCCGATCCCTATATTTCGGTAAGTATAAAAGATTTTCAGGACCGATTTGTTAACCGCCAGATTGCCTGGTGTTATAGCCTGGGGCAATCGCTCCGTAACCAATCGCCCACCCACCGGCTAAATAAATACCTGCAACCGGAAGAATTGGAATTTGTGAGTAAGCACGATAATGTACCGAATGCCTTACTTCAGCTACACGGCCGCGACCTGAAAAGAATGCTGCAAGAAGGCCAATTAAACAAATACCAGCAAGTAGAGCTGGACGATACCCTTACCCGCCTTTGCGACTCCATGGGGAAATGCGAACGCATTAAAAATACGGTATTTCCGGTAACGTATGGTTTATACATTCATTTTTCGTTGTTTGTTTTTATTCTTTTGTTGCCTTTTGCTTTGCTCGATACCTTTGGGATATTTGAAATTCCGATGGTTGTTATAATTGCCGTGTCTTTCTTTTTAATCGAGAAAATGGCGATTCACCTGCAGGATCCTTTTGAGAATAAACCAACCGATACCCCGGTAACAACCATTGCCCGCTCCATCGAACGAAATCTAAAACAAATGATGAACGACCAAAAAGTGCCGGAAAAAGTAGAAGCGGAAAGCTTTTATGTTTTATAA
- a CDS encoding universal stress protein, translating into MKKIVIPTDLTNQSLSLIKYGLQMMKGQTCQIILLQLIPLPDSITDLILLPREEDKLANLNTPFQKALERIRKSYAVEISKLDVVPLYGDSPLKIRNFMEDNNIDLVLCPVTEARTAAANSVDLFNSLITDVSCPVLYIPDDTEAIRFRKIAYVLDPEDTYTLLVDDLLLNLTSGKDYYVTFLVIFKPGTNIMKLEYVLKEIYRHEKLKDKNCSVHLIQENNFKGGVYTFAEEFKVDLLVAGRKKKFFGNLFSRKRISSEVVKQTKVPFLAIA; encoded by the coding sequence GTGAAAAAGATAGTAATTCCAACGGACCTCACGAACCAATCATTAAGTTTGATTAAATACGGTCTTCAGATGATGAAAGGCCAGACGTGCCAGATTATTCTGCTGCAACTTATTCCCTTGCCGGATTCTATAACGGATCTTATTTTGTTGCCGCGCGAAGAAGATAAACTGGCGAACCTAAATACTCCCTTCCAGAAAGCCTTAGAGCGCATTCGGAAATCGTATGCGGTAGAAATTAGTAAGTTGGATGTAGTTCCTCTTTATGGCGACAGCCCGTTAAAAATCCGGAATTTTATGGAGGATAATAACATTGACTTAGTCCTTTGTCCGGTAACCGAGGCTAGAACGGCAGCGGCTAATAGCGTTGACTTATTTAACAGCCTGATAACGGATGTTTCCTGCCCGGTGTTATACATTCCGGACGATACTGAAGCTATTCGCTTCCGTAAAATAGCGTATGTTCTGGACCCGGAAGATACCTACACCTTACTGGTCGACGATCTTCTTCTGAACCTTACTTCCGGCAAAGATTATTACGTAACGTTTTTAGTAATTTTTAAACCCGGTACCAACATCATGAAACTGGAATATGTGCTGAAAGAGATTTACCGGCACGAAAAACTAAAAGATAAAAACTGCTCGGTGCATTTAATTCAGGAAAACAATTTTAAAGGCGGGGTTTACACTTTTGCCGAAGAATTTAAAGTAGATCTGTTAGTTGCCGGCCGGAAGAAAAAGTTTTTTGGCAACCTCTTCAGCAGAAAAAGAATTTCGAGTGAGGTGGTTAAACAAACCAAAGTTCCTTTTTTAGCCATTGCTTAA
- a CDS encoding polysaccharide lyase, producing the protein MKKFLLIALSFLTFVTTSCQKDELEEMQPFSNAKATSSSNVFSSEGRNNLLAEAKFEPTLSSYFNKQIFTSFGFAINSDFVRSGSKAAKFEMRSSDSQIRSEILLPYETNSNRWYGNSLYLPSNAWENDYNPEGWDIISQWHAVEDKGEAARLPPLSLVVSKGRLNFVIYWATKSINTNSTISGKKVFDLGPLEKDKWLDMVYHMNFSHQSDGVLEVWKNGVKVVDYKGPNCYNDNDYPYFKTGIYKRRWYKVTKRVIYIDEVRAGNEKATYNDVVPSGAVTPPTNPNPPTDTTGTENPTTGEPITLTLINANTDQPLQKLTPGSTFDLATLPTYDLNIEATTASAVGSVKFNLSGTENQEMIQSGAPYSLFGDAGGNFNNWLPASGDYTLKATSYSGANATGNALATASVSFKVVNSDTYGSGTPTVKLVINNNEPTTTTTLATLNISAVNATHMRFYDNANSNWTDWEPIAETKPWTLSNGAGSKWVKVQVLNTVGVMSEVASDGINLENPTVTDQNAAPSVTMVINNNEATTTSPNVTLNINALNATEMRFYDNSNSTWSSWEPVAASKFWTLSTGAGSKWVKVQVKNASGVMSESVSDGINLESPTVTDPNATPTVAMVINNNAASTTSAKVTLNIKATNSTHIRFYDNSNSTWTAWEKVATTRTWTLSSGAGSKWVKAQTKNAAGKMSTSVSDGITLK; encoded by the coding sequence ATGAAAAAATTTTTACTAATCGCCCTTTCTTTTTTAACTTTTGTAACCACCTCCTGCCAGAAAGACGAATTAGAAGAAATGCAGCCTTTTTCTAATGCGAAAGCTACTTCCTCCAGCAATGTTTTTAGTTCTGAAGGCAGAAACAACTTATTAGCCGAAGCTAAATTTGAGCCTACCTTAAGTAGTTATTTTAACAAACAAATATTTACTTCTTTTGGATTTGCCATTAACAGCGATTTTGTTCGCAGTGGTTCTAAAGCAGCCAAATTCGAAATGAGAAGCAGTGATAGCCAGATTCGTTCAGAAATATTATTACCCTACGAAACAAACAGCAACCGTTGGTACGGCAACAGCTTGTATTTGCCTAGTAATGCCTGGGAAAACGATTATAATCCAGAAGGTTGGGACATTATTTCGCAGTGGCACGCCGTAGAAGATAAAGGAGAGGCAGCCCGTCTACCCCCCTTATCTTTAGTGGTAAGTAAAGGTCGTTTAAACTTTGTAATCTATTGGGCTACTAAATCTATCAACACTAATTCAACTATCAGCGGTAAAAAAGTATTTGACTTGGGTCCCTTAGAAAAAGATAAATGGTTGGATATGGTTTACCACATGAATTTTTCGCATCAATCCGATGGTGTACTGGAAGTTTGGAAAAATGGCGTGAAAGTAGTGGATTACAAAGGCCCTAATTGCTATAACGATAATGATTATCCGTATTTTAAAACCGGTATCTATAAAAGAAGATGGTATAAAGTAACGAAAAGAGTAATTTACATTGATGAAGTACGGGCTGGAAATGAGAAAGCTACTTATAATGACGTTGTTCCTTCTGGTGCGGTAACTCCTCCTACTAACCCTAACCCGCCTACCGATACTACTGGTACGGAAAACCCTACCACTGGCGAACCTATAACATTAACTTTAATCAACGCGAATACTGACCAACCTTTACAAAAGCTTACCCCCGGATCTACGTTTGATTTAGCCACATTGCCCACTTACGATTTAAATATTGAGGCCACTACCGCCTCCGCGGTAGGTAGCGTTAAATTTAACTTATCCGGAACCGAAAACCAGGAAATGATTCAATCCGGAGCACCTTACTCTTTATTTGGCGATGCAGGAGGGAACTTTAACAATTGGCTGCCTGCTTCCGGTGACTATACTTTAAAAGCCACCTCGTACAGCGGGGCCAATGCTACCGGAAATGCTCTTGCTACAGCTAGCGTAAGTTTTAAAGTAGTAAACTCAGATACTTATGGCTCAGGTACTCCAACTGTGAAACTGGTAATTAACAACAATGAACCTACTACCACTACCACTTTAGCAACACTTAATATTTCGGCGGTAAATGCTACTCACATGCGGTTCTACGACAATGCCAACAGCAACTGGACCGATTGGGAGCCAATAGCCGAAACAAAGCCTTGGACTTTATCCAACGGTGCCGGTTCTAAGTGGGTAAAAGTACAAGTATTAAATACCGTTGGCGTAATGTCGGAAGTAGCATCCGACGGGATTAACTTAGAAAATCCAACGGTTACCGACCAGAATGCGGCTCCAAGTGTAACAATGGTGATTAATAACAACGAGGCAACTACTACTTCTCCTAATGTAACCCTCAATATAAATGCGCTCAATGCCACTGAAATGCGCTTCTACGATAACAGCAACAGTACCTGGAGCAGTTGGGAACCAGTAGCCGCCTCTAAATTCTGGACACTTTCTACGGGAGCGGGTTCTAAATGGGTAAAAGTTCAGGTTAAAAATGCATCCGGGGTTATGTCAGAATCAGTATCAGACGGCATTAACTTAGAAAGCCCAACCGTTACTGACCCGAATGCCACTCCAACCGTAGCCATGGTAATTAATAACAATGCGGCTTCTACTACTTCTGCTAAAGTTACGCTTAATATCAAAGCTACTAATTCTACCCACATCCGCTTTTACGACAATTCGAACAGCACCTGGACGGCCTGGGAAAAAGTAGCCACTACCAGAACCTGGACTTTATCCAGCGGAGCGGGTTCTAAATGGGTAAAAGCTCAAACTAAAAATGCTGCTGGTAAAATGTCAACCTCTGTTTCGGATGGCATTACCTTAAAATAA
- a CDS encoding alpha/beta hydrolase family protein, with translation MNKYLILAFLLFFPWVIFAQSNRVGNIGQRTLQLQDESRHRPIVTEVWYPTPDSLQKSDKVFSPFIRRYTVRNGRLPTGKRPLIMLSHGTGGGRLTLEWLAQGLVQNGFIVAAVDHWGNTYENKIPLEFLKPWERPLDISFALTALLQNSEFSKVIDPQKIGAAGFSFGVIRL, from the coding sequence ATGAATAAGTACCTGATCCTCGCTTTTTTGTTGTTTTTTCCCTGGGTAATTTTTGCGCAAAGTAATCGGGTGGGTAACATTGGCCAGCGAACCTTGCAATTGCAAGATGAAAGCCGCCACCGCCCAATAGTTACCGAAGTTTGGTATCCAACCCCGGACAGTTTGCAAAAAAGCGATAAAGTATTTTCGCCTTTTATTCGGCGGTATACCGTCCGGAATGGCCGGCTACCCACGGGTAAACGGCCTTTGATTATGCTCTCGCACGGTACGGGGGGCGGTCGGCTTACCTTGGAGTGGCTGGCCCAAGGACTGGTACAAAATGGATTTATAGTAGCAGCGGTAGATCATTGGGGAAATACCTACGAAAATAAAATACCTTTGGAATTCCTAAAACCGTGGGAGCGGCCGCTGGATATTAGTTTTGCCTTAACTGCTTTGCTGCAGAATTCGGAATTCAGTAAAGTAATTGACCCGCAAAAAATAGGGGCGGCCGGTTTTTCTTTTGGGGTTATACGGTTATAG
- a CDS encoding Crp/Fnr family transcriptional regulator yields the protein MHPALRKFLDGKIALTPEQEYLVSSCFHLKFAQRHEILVPKGAIAKHIYLVAKGCLRVFLTSDDGSESTRFLLFEGRMGTAFPSFILNQPSVATVESLEPSELLVLSYLDQQTLLREVPGWETMYRIGLEQDYIASIQRIESFITLNAKARYDILLQKHPELIQRLPLKLWPITWEFRRKR from the coding sequence ATGCATCCAGCTTTAAGGAAATTTCTGGACGGAAAGATTGCTCTTACCCCAGAACAGGAGTACTTAGTGAGCAGTTGTTTCCATTTAAAATTTGCCCAGCGCCATGAGATTCTGGTACCGAAAGGCGCTATTGCCAAACACATATATTTAGTAGCAAAGGGTTGTTTACGCGTGTTTTTAACCAGCGACGATGGAAGCGAGTCCACGCGGTTTCTGTTGTTTGAAGGACGGATGGGCACGGCTTTTCCCAGTTTCATTTTAAATCAGCCCTCGGTGGCTACCGTGGAGAGTTTAGAACCATCGGAGTTGCTGGTGCTTAGTTATCTGGATCAGCAAACTTTGCTCCGGGAAGTTCCCGGCTGGGAAACCATGTACCGCATCGGCTTAGAACAAGACTATATTGCCTCCATCCAACGAATAGAAAGTTTTATTACTTTAAATGCCAAAGCCCGCTACGATATATTGCTGCAAAAGCACCCGGAACTTATTCAAAGATTACCTCTAAAATTGTGGCCGATTACCTGGGAATTTCGCAGGAAACGTTGA
- a CDS encoding STM4504/CBY_0614 family protein — MTIHDLYSKRNKGLPDVFTYDVISDKIKVQIQYIWDDFFEQLTKELREVIWQGIRIILLKEHGKRELPSKYVNYTDTYDIQVRTYLDWSTDVEVCLDIIELVFKFINNVPTILKNGGYYSTKLSYSPEHAIEHLNTRFLENGLGYEFRENIIIRSDNKLLHKEIIIPTLHFLSSAKYQNANEEYLSAHKHFRHRRTKECLNDSLKALESTLKVICKLNGWKSEKGETAKHLLDLCFQKNLIPAYLANHFAGLRSSLESGVPTLRNKLGGHGQGTEKIEVPMHFASYIMYLSGTSINFLISCQQKFESASSLNLKD; from the coding sequence ATGACGATTCATGATTTATATTCTAAGAGGAACAAGGGGTTACCGGATGTATTTACTTATGATGTAATAAGCGATAAAATCAAAGTTCAGATTCAATATATATGGGATGATTTCTTTGAGCAATTAACTAAAGAATTAAGGGAGGTTATATGGCAAGGTATTAGGATAATTCTGCTTAAAGAACATGGAAAAAGAGAATTGCCATCTAAGTATGTTAATTATACAGATACTTATGATATACAGGTAAGAACCTATTTAGATTGGAGTACAGATGTTGAAGTCTGCCTTGATATAATTGAACTAGTATTTAAATTTATTAATAATGTGCCTACTATTCTTAAAAATGGTGGATATTATTCAACTAAACTTAGTTATAGCCCAGAACATGCAATTGAACATCTTAATACTAGATTCTTAGAAAATGGCTTAGGGTATGAATTCCGTGAAAATATAATAATAAGATCTGATAACAAACTTTTACATAAGGAAATAATTATTCCAACTTTACATTTCTTGTCCTCTGCAAAATATCAGAATGCCAATGAAGAGTATTTAAGTGCACATAAGCACTTCCGTCATAGACGTACTAAGGAGTGTTTGAATGATAGTTTAAAAGCTTTAGAATCAACCTTAAAAGTTATATGTAAACTTAACGGGTGGAAGTCAGAAAAGGGTGAAACAGCCAAGCATTTACTCGACCTTTGTTTCCAAAAAAATCTGATTCCAGCCTATTTGGCTAATCATTTTGCAGGTCTAAGATCTAGTTTGGAAAGTGGAGTGCCCACCTTGAGAAATAAACTAGGTGGCCATGGCCAAGGAACAGAGAAAATAGAGGTTCCCATGCATTTTGCAAGTTATATAATGTATCTCTCAGGTACTTCAATAAATTTTTTGATTTCCTGCCAGCAGAAATTTGAGTCAGCCTCATCATTAAATTTAAAAGACTAA
- a CDS encoding helix-turn-helix domain-containing protein, with the protein MENNYSRTKLLQTALEHSDKTMEDLEERLNMSYLDIYHNLDSVDPKSFKVINAVADALGIPAAYFWAGMYYDENGKLVPNHPEGTEDWEVPDK; encoded by the coding sequence ATGGAAAATAATTATTCCCGCACTAAACTGCTTCAAACGGCTTTGGAGCATTCAGACAAAACCATGGAGGATTTAGAAGAAAGGTTAAACATGTCCTATCTGGATATCTACCATAATCTGGATTCAGTGGATCCTAAATCCTTTAAAGTCATCAATGCCGTTGCTGATGCTCTGGGTATTCCGGCTGCTTACTTTTGGGCAGGTATGTATTACGATGAGAACGGTAAGCTAGTGCCTAATCATCCGGAAGGAACGGAAGACTGGGAGGTTCCAGACAAATAA
- a CDS encoding bacteriophage CI repressor produces the protein MMLLGLKIKKAIEDARTSPEQVAAHAEMSLTNLYKIYKRDSIDSKYLVKIAEATNKSVDFFLYDDDEPRSGNQVRGIGNAIGAITNQKINTGPGKKDVDTAVEESVIINQLTQQLEACADKVKSLQNEIALKDQIINLKDQLLEQAKK, from the coding sequence TTGATGCTATTAGGCTTAAAAATTAAAAAGGCTATTGAGGATGCAAGAACATCACCTGAGCAAGTAGCTGCGCATGCTGAGATGAGTTTAACTAACCTTTATAAAATTTATAAAAGGGATTCTATAGATAGCAAATACCTGGTTAAGATTGCGGAAGCAACTAATAAGAGTGTTGACTTCTTTCTATATGATGATGATGAACCACGAAGTGGAAATCAAGTTAGGGGAATTGGAAATGCTATAGGAGCAATTACTAATCAAAAAATAAATACTGGACCTGGTAAAAAGGATGTGGACACAGCTGTAGAGGAATCAGTTATTATCAACCAGCTTACTCAACAACTGGAAGCTTGTGCGGATAAAGTAAAAAGCTTACAAAATGAAATAGCCTTGAAGGATCAGATCATTAATCTGAAGGATCAATTACTCGAACAAGCAAAAAAGTAG
- a CDS encoding HNH endonuclease signature motif containing protein, with the protein MESNNYKTGKLSPEDEQYLRDNYRVKSYSVIAKKLKRKTGAIANTAWRLGLKRTPEEQRAIFLKYNTGCYKIGHRPTNADQLKGRHLSPQTEFKKGQQAINLKPVGTITIRNDQRGVPYRWIKLSDGTWQPLHIHNYIKAYGPVPEGHIVVFRNKDTMNAAPNNLECITKAVNALRNKGYIPRPPVKPDLAPAPKRKYLSACHKAKVKAAEKEALILKRKQERKKQIKLAMLCLDPAFKEKEEAKQKKAAERAERKAHKAALKLKSQVKSLSNHTAVEDKGLKRLVKSIAKARQVQKQEAPPKISLVEKLKSMTYLERQEYFRQKNQDKVPVWLDEKTCVYRRAPKTQLL; encoded by the coding sequence ATGGAATCAAATAACTATAAGACGGGTAAGCTGTCGCCGGAAGATGAGCAGTATTTACGAGACAATTACCGGGTAAAATCTTACTCAGTTATAGCTAAAAAGCTTAAACGGAAAACGGGAGCTATCGCCAATACTGCCTGGCGATTAGGTTTAAAAAGAACTCCGGAAGAACAAAGAGCCATTTTCCTCAAATACAATACCGGTTGCTACAAAATCGGCCACCGCCCTACCAATGCTGATCAACTTAAAGGTAGACACCTGTCGCCACAAACCGAATTCAAGAAAGGTCAGCAAGCAATTAATCTAAAACCAGTAGGAACCATCACCATCCGAAATGATCAAAGAGGTGTGCCTTACCGATGGATAAAACTTAGTGATGGTACTTGGCAACCCTTACATATTCATAATTACATAAAGGCATACGGACCAGTGCCGGAAGGGCATATTGTAGTATTCCGCAACAAGGATACCATGAATGCCGCCCCAAATAATCTGGAATGCATTACCAAAGCGGTGAATGCTTTGCGTAATAAAGGTTATATCCCGCGACCTCCGGTAAAACCTGATCTGGCTCCAGCTCCCAAAAGAAAATACTTAAGTGCCTGTCATAAAGCCAAAGTAAAAGCGGCCGAGAAGGAGGCTCTTATCCTGAAAAGAAAACAAGAGCGAAAAAAACAGATCAAGTTAGCTATGCTTTGTTTAGATCCGGCCTTCAAGGAAAAAGAGGAAGCTAAGCAAAAAAAGGCAGCAGAAAGAGCAGAACGCAAAGCGCACAAAGCTGCTTTAAAACTTAAATCTCAGGTAAAGTCGCTTTCAAATCATACTGCGGTGGAAGATAAAGGACTTAAGCGCCTGGTAAAATCCATTGCGAAAGCTCGCCAGGTTCAAAAGCAAGAAGCACCTCCCAAAATTAGCTTGGTAGAAAAACTAAAGTCGATGACTTACCTGGAGCGTCAGGAATATTTTAGGCAGAAAAACCAGGATAAAGTGCCCGTTTGGTTGGATGAAAAAACCTGTGTTTATCGAAGGGCACCTAAAACCCAATTACTATGA